A genomic segment from Roseibium algicola encodes:
- a CDS encoding putative bifunctional diguanylate cyclase/phosphodiesterase, producing the protein MRSSFNWRLIFKTIGMAFVLPGRQLKVDFQSDADTQTGQQESNPVRAFMLAFGHPVVDELLARKVRAAQIASIARLTPFIVLANVVNVIVITLAFQHFMPFSFIAVWIAAIGAFLAYTLYKWLKANRSPIHLASRRSLNKAVLHATIFSGLWAVVPIAAFGYGDPDGIWIASCVTTGMLCGGGFTLATVPQAAFRWVAILFLASLVSFAIGRSAELWPLVFLLSSYTLVVVGSVASAGWLFASHFLAEAELEQRGELIALLLNEFEEKSSDWLWKSDSHGNLHSISDRFLHASGRDRAELETMRMVDLAYSLDENDARSAVTRLENAMKRQQAFREIVIGVDVNGEERWWSLAARPVYDDHGSFTGYRGVASDITEARRASALVSHLAEHDSLTGIGNRSWFLKQAEAQLEEQNQNGQNTLTLFLIDLDNFKVVNDTSGHPAGDELLRQVASRFTALGEGRTMLARFGGDEFAALGRFVSDQAALAFAEELVAVTRKPFRIGRRDFAIGATVGFTRLCDSKDTVDDLMRKADIALYKAKEGGRGRSLAFEQDMEREVRERRELESDLREAFEYGKLNVDFQPIVDARSGKVVSSEVLLRWLHPERGEVPPDVFIPIAEHAGLILPLGSWVLRKACAAAAQCPELESVAVNLSPVQFMDPNLVEQILTVLQETGFPPERLVLEITESVFLRDFGTASIKLQKLRDLGIRIALDDFGTGYSSLSYLRHYKFDKIKIDKSFVDEIGERSDGLAIISAVIALAHNLGLEVTAEGVERQFQVDALRTLGCDTMQGYYFGKPDPNPMRVAQIRREDWQDRSPSTAPKNPGALRSAS; encoded by the coding sequence ATGCGGTCCAGCTTCAATTGGCGACTGATCTTCAAGACGATCGGCATGGCCTTCGTGTTGCCCGGTCGTCAGCTCAAGGTGGACTTCCAGTCTGACGCGGACACGCAGACCGGACAGCAGGAAAGCAATCCTGTTCGCGCCTTCATGCTCGCGTTCGGTCACCCGGTGGTCGACGAACTCCTCGCCCGCAAGGTACGTGCAGCGCAGATCGCAAGTATCGCGCGCCTGACACCCTTTATCGTGCTGGCAAACGTCGTCAACGTAATCGTCATTACGCTCGCGTTTCAGCACTTCATGCCGTTCAGTTTCATTGCGGTCTGGATTGCGGCCATTGGAGCTTTTCTTGCCTACACCCTGTACAAGTGGCTGAAAGCGAACAGATCGCCTATTCATCTTGCCTCGCGGCGATCGCTGAACAAGGCGGTCTTGCACGCGACGATTTTCAGTGGTCTTTGGGCGGTCGTTCCAATTGCCGCATTCGGCTATGGCGATCCGGACGGCATCTGGATTGCCTCCTGCGTCACCACCGGCATGCTGTGTGGTGGCGGTTTTACTCTGGCAACCGTGCCGCAGGCAGCCTTTCGCTGGGTTGCGATCCTTTTCCTTGCATCGCTCGTATCGTTCGCAATCGGACGCAGCGCGGAGCTGTGGCCGCTGGTCTTCCTGTTGAGCAGCTACACGCTGGTGGTGGTCGGCAGCGTTGCTTCGGCAGGCTGGCTGTTTGCCTCCCATTTTCTTGCTGAAGCCGAGCTGGAACAACGCGGTGAACTGATCGCCCTGCTGCTGAACGAGTTCGAGGAAAAGTCCAGCGACTGGCTCTGGAAATCGGATAGCCACGGTAATCTGCATTCCATTTCCGACCGGTTCTTACATGCCAGCGGCCGGGACCGGGCAGAACTGGAAACCATGCGCATGGTCGATCTGGCCTATTCCCTGGACGAGAACGATGCGCGGTCCGCCGTGACCAGGCTGGAAAACGCCATGAAGCGTCAGCAGGCCTTCCGCGAAATCGTCATCGGGGTGGACGTGAACGGCGAGGAACGCTGGTGGTCCCTGGCAGCACGTCCGGTCTACGACGACCATGGTTCCTTTACCGGTTACCGCGGTGTTGCTTCCGACATCACCGAAGCCCGCAGGGCAAGCGCCCTTGTTTCTCACCTGGCCGAGCACGATTCCCTGACGGGGATCGGCAATCGGAGCTGGTTCCTGAAACAGGCCGAAGCGCAACTGGAAGAGCAAAACCAGAATGGCCAGAACACACTGACGCTCTTCCTCATTGACCTCGACAATTTCAAGGTCGTGAACGATACCAGCGGACACCCGGCAGGGGATGAACTTCTGCGGCAGGTCGCAAGCCGGTTTACCGCCCTTGGCGAAGGCAGAACGATGCTCGCGCGTTTCGGTGGCGACGAATTCGCCGCGCTCGGCCGTTTCGTCAGCGATCAGGCGGCTCTTGCATTTGCCGAGGAACTGGTTGCCGTGACACGCAAGCCTTTCCGGATTGGCCGTCGCGACTTCGCCATTGGCGCCACCGTCGGGTTCACCCGTCTGTGCGATAGCAAGGACACTGTCGACGATCTGATGCGCAAGGCTGACATTGCGCTTTACAAGGCAAAGGAAGGCGGCCGGGGACGGTCGCTCGCCTTCGAGCAGGACATGGAGCGTGAGGTCCGCGAACGCCGCGAACTGGAATCGGATCTGCGCGAAGCATTCGAATACGGCAAGCTCAATGTCGATTTTCAGCCGATCGTGGACGCCCGGTCCGGCAAGGTGGTGTCCAGCGAGGTCCTGCTCCGCTGGCTGCATCCCGAGCGTGGTGAGGTGCCGCCGGACGTGTTCATTCCGATTGCCGAACACGCCGGTCTGATACTGCCGCTCGGCAGTTGGGTTCTGAGGAAAGCCTGTGCAGCGGCGGCCCAATGTCCCGAGCTGGAGAGCGTTGCGGTCAACCTGTCGCCGGTCCAGTTCATGGATCCAAATCTGGTGGAACAGATCCTGACCGTGCTGCAGGAAACGGGGTTCCCGCCGGAACGCCTTGTCCTGGAAATAACCGAATCCGTGTTCCTGCGCGACTTCGGCACAGCATCGATCAAGCTGCAGAAATTGCGTGACCTTGGTATCCGCATCGCGCTGGACGACTTCGGCACGGGCTATTCGTCTCTTTCGTATCTGCGGCACTACAAGTTCGACAAGATCAAGATCGACAAATCCTTCGTCGATGAGATCGGCGAACGCAGCGACGGTCTGGCGATCATCTCTGCAGTCATTGCGCTTGCGCATAACCTTGGTCTGGAAGTCACGGCAGAAGGCGTGGAGCGCCAGTTTCAGGTGGATGCTTTGCGCACGCTCGGCTGCGACACCATGCAAGGCTATTACTTCGGCAAGCCGGATCCCAATCCGATGCGGGTCGCCCAGATACGCAGGGAAGACTGGCAGGACCGTTCGCCGAGCACTGCGCCGAAGAACCCTGGAGCGCTCCGCTCAGCTTCCTGA
- a CDS encoding two-component system sensor histidine kinase NtrB has product MGDDVLDHDDDNAAVTEARLASVFDTAADGIVVINDRAQVLAFNKACERLFGYEAADLLGRNVNRIMPAEYANAHDHYVNNYLTTGHKKIIGIGREVQARHKDGTVFPIELSVGEAWTPAGRQFIGILRDLRSRRQMEDRLAKTQAQLLHMTRISALDEMGAAIAHELNQPLTAVLLYLQSVSRKTRADKSLDPFIIEVIDKAVREAERAGEIIQRMRQLVEKKTPNRQSIEVRDFVTSCLEMAELGSGNGRSIMKAEIARGLPPLMADPVQIRQILINLLRNAREAVCDQADRKVVLAVCRNGDRLEFRVTDNGPGVPEELVDNLFRAFTGAKHKGVGLGLAISRSIAQNHGGDLRLEKGANGRGASFVLSLPIDPPEEDVAERAETHGSKEMS; this is encoded by the coding sequence GTGGGCGACGACGTTTTAGATCACGATGATGACAATGCAGCCGTAACGGAAGCGCGTCTTGCCAGTGTTTTCGATACCGCGGCCGACGGTATTGTCGTGATCAATGACCGTGCGCAGGTGCTGGCCTTCAACAAGGCCTGCGAACGGCTTTTCGGTTATGAAGCCGCCGACCTTCTGGGACGCAATGTCAACAGGATCATGCCTGCAGAATATGCCAACGCGCATGATCACTACGTGAACAACTATCTCACCACCGGTCATAAGAAGATCATTGGTATCGGCCGCGAGGTCCAGGCCCGCCACAAGGACGGTACGGTCTTTCCCATCGAGCTGTCTGTCGGTGAGGCATGGACACCGGCCGGACGACAATTCATCGGCATCCTGCGCGATCTGCGCTCGCGCAGACAGATGGAAGACCGGTTGGCCAAGACCCAGGCACAGCTTCTCCACATGACCCGGATCAGCGCACTGGACGAAATGGGCGCGGCGATTGCGCATGAGCTCAACCAGCCGCTGACCGCGGTACTGCTCTACCTGCAATCCGTATCGCGCAAGACCCGCGCCGATAAGTCCCTGGATCCCTTCATCATCGAGGTTATCGACAAGGCGGTACGCGAAGCCGAGCGGGCGGGAGAAATCATCCAGCGCATGCGTCAACTGGTGGAAAAGAAAACGCCCAATCGCCAGTCGATCGAAGTGCGGGACTTTGTCACCAGCTGCCTGGAAATGGCGGAACTCGGCAGCGGCAATGGCAGATCGATCATGAAGGCCGAGATCGCCAGAGGACTGCCGCCACTGATGGCCGACCCGGTGCAGATTCGGCAGATTCTCATCAACCTGCTGCGCAATGCGCGCGAAGCGGTCTGCGATCAGGCCGACCGCAAGGTAGTGCTGGCCGTATGCCGGAATGGAGATCGCCTGGAATTTCGGGTTACGGACAACGGCCCGGGCGTTCCCGAAGAGCTGGTTGACAACCTGTTCCGGGCCTTTACGGGTGCCAAGCACAAGGGGGTTGGTCTGGGCTTGGCGATATCCCGTTCGATTGCTCAAAACCACGGTGGTGATTTGCGTCTGGAAAAGGGGGCAAACGGCCGAGGAGCCTCCTTCGTGTTGTCCCTGCCAATAGACCCGCCCGAAGAAGATGTTGCAGAAAGAGCCGAAACGCACGGTTCGAAAGAAATGAGCTGA
- a CDS encoding thioesterase family protein: MTIQATLFSFVNRWECDENDHLNVQFYFSRFEEADRQFRLMTGLSETVVGARRVRHVRYHKEMRTGDLITVHSSIAFDGPHMLTVIHEMRDAATGALSATALDGYEPSASAAKTLRQRFRDFQTPMIAEAGPRGISAGPANARATLAALQSKGAQIVYRGTVLPRDIGPDGKADDRFALSCCTDGVAHVWQRTPMTHAYLTENGFGRVAVEMKLTWITPLKTGDAMLVVSGFTGVNPKTFSMRHHLFETRTNRLAAVLDVVALTMDLTRRVAVEQPDEAYQSINKMLID; encoded by the coding sequence ATGACAATTCAGGCAACGCTGTTTTCATTTGTGAACCGTTGGGAATGTGACGAAAACGATCATCTGAACGTCCAGTTCTACTTCAGCCGCTTCGAGGAAGCAGATCGCCAGTTCCGGCTAATGACCGGCTTGAGCGAAACCGTCGTGGGGGCTCGCCGGGTGCGCCACGTGCGCTACCACAAGGAGATGCGTACGGGAGACCTGATCACGGTTCACTCCAGCATCGCCTTCGACGGCCCGCATATGCTCACTGTCATTCACGAAATGCGCGACGCCGCCACGGGAGCGCTTTCGGCAACAGCTCTCGACGGATATGAACCAAGCGCCAGTGCCGCGAAGACCTTGCGCCAGCGCTTCCGCGACTTCCAGACGCCAATGATTGCAGAGGCCGGACCAAGGGGGATTTCCGCCGGACCGGCAAATGCGCGCGCGACGCTTGCGGCCCTGCAGTCGAAAGGCGCCCAGATCGTCTACCGGGGGACCGTTTTGCCACGCGATATCGGTCCGGACGGCAAGGCCGACGACAGATTTGCGCTGTCCTGCTGCACGGACGGCGTAGCCCATGTCTGGCAGCGTACGCCGATGACACACGCCTATTTGACGGAAAACGGTTTCGGCCGGGTGGCCGTTGAAATGAAGCTGACCTGGATCACACCGCTGAAGACCGGCGACGCAATGCTGGTGGTTTCCGGCTTTACCGGCGTCAATCCAAAGACCTTCTCGATGCGCCATCACCTGTTTGAAACACGGACGAACCGTCTCGCCGCCGTCCTGGATGTTGTCGCGCTGACGATGGATCTGACCAGGCGTGTTGCCGTGGAACAACCGGATGAAGCCTATCAGAGCATCAACAAGATGCTGATCGACTGA
- a CDS encoding response regulator transcription factor — protein sequence MSATSYRFIIADDHPLFRGALRQTLETQYPDAVIEEAGALEDVTAKLEQDGEVDLILLDLSMPGMRGFSGLMYLRAQYSGVPVVVVSANEDPQAIRRAVEFGASGFIPKSHGIDVIREAISEVMSGNMWTPPDVDLAADDGSGDLVQRLATLTPQQVRVLMMLSEGLLNKQIAYELSVSEATVKAHVSAILQKLGVESRTQAVIAASKIEAGQWQVGGETAEAAQAQ from the coding sequence GTGTCGGCGACATCGTATCGGTTCATCATCGCGGATGATCATCCCCTGTTCCGGGGTGCTCTGCGTCAAACGCTCGAAACACAATACCCCGATGCTGTGATCGAGGAAGCCGGTGCGTTGGAGGACGTTACGGCCAAGCTGGAACAGGATGGCGAAGTCGATCTCATCCTGCTTGATCTGTCCATGCCCGGCATGCGCGGCTTTTCCGGGCTTATGTACCTGCGGGCCCAATATTCCGGCGTTCCGGTGGTCGTGGTCTCGGCCAATGAAGATCCGCAGGCCATCCGGCGCGCGGTTGAATTCGGAGCTTCCGGCTTCATTCCGAAGTCTCACGGGATCGATGTCATTCGCGAGGCGATTTCGGAGGTCATGTCCGGCAACATGTGGACCCCGCCGGATGTCGACCTTGCCGCCGACGATGGCAGCGGTGATCTGGTCCAGCGCCTTGCAACGCTTACCCCCCAACAGGTTCGTGTTCTGATGATGCTGTCTGAAGGTCTTCTGAACAAGCAGATTGCCTACGAACTGTCCGTTTCGGAAGCGACCGTAAAGGCCCATGTATCCGCGATCCTGCAAAAGCTTGGCGTGGAAAGCAGAACCCAGGCCGTTATTGCAGCGTCCAAGATCGAGGCCGGGCAGTGGCAGGTTGGCGGCGAAACCGCCGAGGCTGCCCAGGCTCAGTAA
- a CDS encoding PAS domain-containing hybrid sensor histidine kinase/response regulator gives MLHGWLVILAATAYILCLFAIASFGDRMPRRYSSRTGGRPFIYALSLSVYCTSWTFYGSVGNASRTGIEFLTIYIGPLIVFALGYPLLQRIIQISKTESITSIADFIGARYGKSQSVAALATLIAVIGVIPYIALQLKAVSLSITTMIGPLISPGDIFTPVFDDVTLLIALGMAIFSWAFGTRHIDATEHQEGLMLAIAAEAVVKLIAFLAVGFWVTYSLFDGPVDLIRSISEAPEVAQIFEKPLNIGNWLVMSCLSAFAVLLLPRQFHVTVTENNSDAELRRATWMFPLYLVLINLFVIPIAAAGLLRFGQDVNPDTFVLALPIDAGHPWLALFAFIGGLSAATAMVIVATVALAIMISNDIVVPLLLRRHSEDDIVNIGGQDMSDRLLTIRRLAIFGILLLAYAYYKAAGNTAALVSIGLLSFAAIAQFAPAFVGALFWRRATSLGAIAGLSGGFVFWAYTLLLPTFAKSGLISDGFLETGPFGISELNPQALLGITMDPFIHGTLWSLFVNIVLFVGGSFLRKPLPAETLQANVFVPAEFAPSPSLRYWRTSVTAGDLQATVARYLGEERTARSFRRFASERGIELDPKTLADANLLRFSEQLLASAIGAASSRLVLTLMLKRHDPSTKGAVKLLDDASIAIQYNRDLLQTALDQVRQGIGVFDRDLRLICWNRQFRDLLGLPAEYGQVGTTLDAILRFNAERGEHGPGPVEAIVADRIEKLVLIQETFQEKLESSGAVFEVRISPMPDGGIVTTYTDITERVLAEEALARANETLERRVRERTEELTHVNERLVEATHAAEEANIGKTRFLAAAGHDILQPLNAARLYASVLVDKLKDGDDGSLVRNVEMALESVEDILGAVLDISRLDTGALKPEPTVFRLDELLRGIDLDFQPVAKEKGLELRIVPTSLSVRTDRRLMRRLLQNLVSNALKYTQSGRVLVGCRRRGNRVIVEIHDTGMGIPKSKQKAIFQEFHRLDDGMRVAKGLGLGLSIVERISHVLNHPVELRSEANKGSCFSVELPRSADMPDLVPIPQAPTMAGQLDGLCVVAIDNEPDILSGMRHLLTNWNCKVIAAADDVEAANELSKAGLTPDVILADYHLDNGTGIEAILKLRWKFGRQIPAILITADRSRPVRTEAEEKDIAFFNKPLKPAALRAHLARCQAGQAAE, from the coding sequence ATGCTGCATGGATGGCTCGTGATACTGGCCGCAACGGCCTACATCCTGTGCTTGTTCGCCATCGCCAGCTTCGGCGACCGGATGCCGCGCCGGTATTCGTCGCGTACGGGCGGCCGCCCCTTCATCTACGCCCTGTCGCTTTCGGTCTATTGTACCTCCTGGACCTTCTACGGCTCAGTCGGCAACGCCAGCCGGACGGGCATAGAATTCCTGACCATCTATATCGGCCCCTTGATTGTTTTCGCGCTCGGATACCCGCTGCTGCAGCGGATCATCCAGATCTCCAAGACAGAAAGCATCACGTCGATCGCCGATTTCATCGGCGCACGATACGGCAAGAGCCAGTCGGTCGCAGCACTTGCCACGTTGATTGCGGTCATTGGCGTCATTCCCTACATCGCCCTGCAGCTGAAAGCGGTGTCGCTGTCGATCACCACCATGATCGGCCCGCTGATTTCCCCCGGTGACATCTTCACGCCGGTGTTCGATGACGTCACCCTGCTGATTGCCCTCGGCATGGCCATCTTCAGCTGGGCGTTCGGGACAAGACACATTGATGCGACGGAGCACCAGGAAGGGCTGATGCTGGCGATCGCAGCCGAGGCGGTGGTCAAGCTCATTGCCTTTCTCGCGGTCGGCTTCTGGGTCACCTACTCGCTTTTCGACGGCCCGGTCGATCTGATCCGTTCCATTTCGGAAGCGCCTGAAGTCGCGCAGATTTTCGAAAAACCGCTGAACATCGGCAACTGGCTCGTCATGTCGTGCCTGTCGGCCTTTGCGGTGCTCTTGTTGCCGCGCCAGTTCCACGTCACGGTGACGGAGAACAATTCAGACGCCGAGCTGCGCCGCGCGACCTGGATGTTTCCGCTCTATCTGGTGCTGATCAACCTGTTCGTGATCCCGATTGCAGCTGCCGGCCTGCTGCGCTTCGGCCAGGACGTCAATCCGGATACCTTCGTTCTGGCCCTGCCCATAGACGCCGGACACCCGTGGCTTGCCCTCTTTGCCTTCATCGGAGGCCTTTCGGCGGCAACAGCCATGGTCATCGTGGCGACGGTTGCGCTGGCCATCATGATTTCCAACGACATCGTTGTGCCGCTCCTGCTGCGCCGGCACAGCGAGGACGACATCGTCAACATCGGCGGCCAGGACATGAGCGACCGGCTGCTGACGATCCGCCGCCTCGCCATCTTCGGCATCCTTCTGCTGGCCTATGCCTACTACAAGGCGGCCGGCAATACCGCGGCGCTCGTTTCCATCGGGCTTCTGTCCTTCGCCGCCATCGCCCAGTTCGCTCCCGCTTTCGTCGGCGCCCTCTTCTGGCGCCGGGCCACGTCTCTGGGGGCCATCGCCGGGTTGAGCGGCGGGTTTGTCTTCTGGGCCTATACGCTGCTGCTACCGACTTTCGCCAAATCCGGCCTGATTTCCGACGGTTTCCTGGAAACCGGCCCGTTCGGCATTAGCGAACTGAACCCGCAGGCCCTGCTCGGGATCACCATGGATCCGTTTATCCATGGCACCCTGTGGAGCCTATTCGTCAACATCGTCCTGTTTGTTGGCGGCTCCTTCCTGAGAAAGCCTCTGCCGGCGGAAACCCTTCAGGCAAACGTCTTCGTACCGGCCGAGTTTGCACCCTCCCCCAGCCTGCGTTACTGGCGTACGTCCGTTACCGCCGGAGACTTGCAGGCAACCGTCGCGCGCTATCTCGGTGAAGAACGTACGGCCCGTTCGTTCCGGCGGTTTGCGAGCGAACGAGGTATCGAACTCGATCCGAAAACTTTGGCGGACGCCAACCTGCTGCGCTTTTCCGAGCAGCTTCTGGCAAGCGCCATTGGCGCGGCCTCGTCCCGCCTTGTGCTGACCTTGATGCTCAAGCGGCACGACCCGTCGACCAAAGGCGCAGTAAAGCTGCTCGACGACGCCTCCATCGCCATTCAGTACAACCGCGACCTGCTGCAGACGGCACTCGATCAGGTGCGCCAGGGCATCGGAGTGTTCGACCGGGATCTGCGTCTGATCTGCTGGAACAGGCAGTTCCGCGACCTGCTGGGCCTGCCTGCCGAATATGGTCAGGTCGGCACCACACTGGATGCGATCCTGCGTTTCAACGCGGAACGGGGCGAGCATGGCCCCGGGCCTGTGGAGGCGATCGTCGCCGACCGGATCGAGAAGCTGGTGCTGATCCAGGAAACCTTTCAGGAAAAACTGGAATCGAGCGGAGCGGTGTTCGAAGTCCGCATCAGTCCGATGCCCGACGGCGGCATCGTGACCACCTATACTGACATCACCGAACGGGTTCTTGCGGAAGAAGCGCTCGCCCGCGCCAACGAGACGCTGGAACGCCGGGTCAGGGAACGCACGGAAGAACTCACCCACGTCAACGAGCGCCTGGTGGAGGCCACCCACGCCGCGGAAGAAGCCAATATCGGCAAGACCCGTTTCCTGGCAGCGGCCGGGCATGACATCCTGCAGCCTCTGAATGCCGCCCGTCTTTACGCCTCGGTTCTGGTCGACAAGCTTAAGGACGGCGACGACGGCTCGCTGGTCCGCAATGTGGAAATGGCGCTGGAATCGGTCGAGGACATTCTCGGCGCCGTCCTCGATATTTCCAGGCTCGACACCGGCGCCCTGAAACCGGAACCGACGGTCTTCCGGCTGGACGAACTGCTGCGCGGAATCGACCTTGATTTCCAGCCTGTCGCCAAGGAAAAGGGGTTGGAACTGCGGATCGTGCCGACGTCCCTTTCGGTGCGGACAGACAGACGCCTTATGCGGCGCCTGCTGCAGAACCTCGTTTCGAACGCCTTGAAATACACTCAGTCAGGCCGCGTCCTTGTGGGGTGCCGCCGACGCGGCAATCGGGTGATCGTGGAAATTCACGACACCGGCATGGGCATCCCGAAAAGCAAGCAGAAGGCGATTTTCCAGGAATTTCACCGGCTGGATGACGGCATGCGCGTTGCCAAGGGACTGGGGCTAGGCTTGTCCATCGTCGAGCGCATCAGCCACGTTCTGAACCACCCGGTTGAACTCCGCTCGGAAGCCAACAAGGGCTCGTGCTTCTCGGTCGAACTGCCTCGTTCCGCGGACATGCCCGATCTCGTTCCCATTCCGCAGGCCCCAACCATGGCTGGCCAGCTTGATGGTCTTTGCGTTGTGGCCATCGACAACGAGCCGGACATCCTGAGCGGCATGCGCCACCTGCTGACGAACTGGAACTGCAAGGTGATTGCAGCTGCCGATGACGTGGAGGCGGCAAACGAGCTCAGCAAAGCCGGCCTGACGCCGGACGTCATACTGGCGGACTATCACCTCGACAATGGCACCGGTATCGAGGCGATCTTGAAACTGAGATGGAAATTCGGTCGCCAGATCCCCGCGATCCTGATCACCGCGGACCGGAGCCGCCCTGTGCGCACGGAAGCCGAGGAAAAGGACATCGCCTTCTTCAACAAGCCGCTGAAACCGGCTGCCCTGCGTGCCCATCTGGCCCGCTGCCAGGCAGGCCAGGCGGCCGAATAA
- a CDS encoding pyridoxal phosphate-dependent aminotransferase: MTSLIERLSPEARTAPESGIVEVFNAGRDRKDLIPLWAGEGDLPTPEFIRAAAKASLDRGETFYTYQRGIPQLREALAAYHQDLYGKPFSPERFYVTGSGMQSIQLAVQAVAGAGREVIVPTPSWPNISAAIEIHGARSVSVPMREEDDGWRLAIEDVEAAITPHTTALFLNSPCNPTGWVASEDLLKAFLDLARKHDLWIIADEIYALFYYGEGERSPSFYDIAEEDDRIIFVNSMSKNWAMTGWRVGWISAPPELGQVFENLIQYSTSGVPSFSQWGAVAALTEGRAFLQEQVARARKGRDCVLKGLQGLNRVKVLPPDGAFYLFFSIEGVTDTRNFALDLVRQTGVGLAPGTAFGKGGEHHLRLCYARREDHLEEAVRRISTWIPEI; this comes from the coding sequence GTGACCAGCCTGATCGAGCGATTGAGCCCGGAAGCCAGAACCGCACCTGAAAGCGGTATCGTCGAAGTTTTCAATGCCGGACGTGACCGGAAAGATCTGATCCCGCTCTGGGCCGGTGAAGGCGATCTGCCGACGCCCGAGTTCATCCGCGCAGCCGCAAAAGCGTCGCTCGACCGGGGCGAGACGTTCTACACATACCAGCGCGGCATCCCGCAGCTGCGCGAGGCACTGGCGGCCTATCATCAAGATCTTTACGGCAAGCCTTTCTCGCCGGAACGATTCTATGTGACCGGATCGGGCATGCAGTCCATTCAGCTCGCCGTGCAGGCGGTTGCAGGAGCCGGGCGCGAAGTGATCGTGCCGACGCCGTCCTGGCCGAACATATCGGCTGCCATCGAAATTCACGGGGCGCGTTCGGTCAGTGTGCCGATGCGGGAGGAGGATGACGGCTGGCGGCTGGCCATCGAGGATGTCGAAGCAGCGATCACACCGCACACGACCGCACTCTTCCTGAACTCGCCCTGCAACCCGACCGGATGGGTCGCAAGCGAAGACCTCTTGAAGGCTTTTCTGGATCTCGCGCGAAAGCATGACCTTTGGATCATCGCGGACGAAATCTATGCGCTGTTCTATTACGGGGAAGGGGAGCGCTCGCCCTCCTTCTACGATATCGCCGAGGAAGACGACCGCATCATCTTCGTGAATTCCATGTCCAAGAACTGGGCAATGACCGGGTGGCGGGTTGGCTGGATCTCGGCGCCGCCGGAACTCGGCCAGGTGTTTGAAAACCTGATCCAGTATTCCACGTCGGGTGTTCCGTCCTTTTCGCAGTGGGGCGCCGTTGCCGCCCTGACCGAAGGGCGCGCGTTCCTGCAGGAGCAGGTCGCACGTGCTCGCAAGGGGCGTGACTGTGTTCTCAAGGGATTGCAGGGCCTTAACCGCGTGAAGGTGCTGCCGCCCGACGGCGCGTTCTATCTCTTCTTTTCCATTGAGGGCGTCACGGACACGCGCAACTTTGCGTTGGACCTTGTTCGCCAGACAGGTGTGGGTCTTGCACCGGGCACTGCGTTCGGCAAGGGCGGTGAACATCACCTTAGGTTATGTTATGCCCGGCGCGAGGATCACCTGGAGGAAGCAGTGCGTCGAATTAGCACTTGGATACCAGAGATTTAG